One Streptomyces sp. P9-A2 DNA window includes the following coding sequences:
- a CDS encoding AAA family ATPase, translated as MSFDPPHASRLDVAGDLLALLSDTTTEPRPDTQLEALTLAVAADLPVLLWGEPGIGKTAALTQLAAALDLPLTTVIASVHEPSDFSGLPVVGDDPAEQGVPMAPPDWAVRLVRAGRGLLFLDELSTAPPAVQAALLRLVLERRIGALRLPPGVRIVAAANPRASAADGWELSPPLANRFVHLQWIHDHGVVVRGLGGTWPRATLPRLDPEKLPEAVDLARRAVCGFLTARPPLVHRLPDNETRRGGPWPSPRSWDMTLRLIAFATAAGSARDVLSLLVRGTVGDGPGLELLASLDRMDLPDPETLLADPAGAELPERGDLRQAVLDGVVAAVRARPEKSRWDAAWALLVRAVDTGAPDLVVVPATTLATLRREDWDVPEAIERLTGVIALSRRADQAAARSATPVRAGR; from the coding sequence ATGTCCTTCGACCCGCCCCACGCCTCCCGGCTCGACGTCGCCGGTGATCTGCTCGCCCTCCTGAGCGACACCACCACCGAACCCCGCCCCGACACCCAGCTGGAGGCACTCACTCTGGCCGTGGCCGCCGACCTGCCGGTCCTGCTGTGGGGCGAGCCGGGGATCGGCAAGACCGCTGCCCTCACCCAGCTCGCCGCCGCACTGGACCTGCCGCTGACCACCGTGATCGCCAGCGTGCACGAACCGTCCGACTTCTCGGGGCTGCCCGTCGTCGGGGACGACCCGGCCGAACAGGGAGTGCCGATGGCTCCGCCGGACTGGGCCGTGCGCCTGGTGCGGGCGGGCCGCGGACTGCTGTTCCTGGACGAGCTGTCCACCGCTCCTCCGGCCGTGCAGGCCGCCCTGCTGCGACTGGTGCTGGAACGGCGTATCGGCGCCCTCCGACTCCCTCCCGGTGTACGGATCGTGGCCGCCGCCAACCCCCGCGCCTCGGCAGCGGACGGCTGGGAACTCAGCCCGCCCCTGGCCAACCGGTTCGTGCACCTTCAGTGGATCCACGACCACGGGGTCGTCGTCCGCGGTCTCGGCGGGACCTGGCCCCGGGCGACCCTGCCACGTCTCGACCCGGAGAAACTGCCCGAGGCTGTGGACCTCGCCCGCCGTGCGGTGTGCGGGTTCCTCACTGCCCGCCCTCCGCTGGTGCACCGGCTGCCCGACAATGAGACCCGCCGGGGCGGGCCCTGGCCCTCACCGCGCAGCTGGGACATGACCCTGCGCCTGATCGCCTTCGCCACCGCGGCCGGCTCCGCCCGCGACGTGCTCTCCCTGTTGGTCAGGGGCACCGTCGGTGACGGCCCCGGCCTGGAACTGCTGGCGAGCCTGGACCGGATGGACCTCCCCGACCCCGAAACGCTGCTCGCCGACCCGGCGGGCGCCGAACTGCCCGAACGGGGAGACCTGCGACAGGCCGTGCTCGACGGGGTGGTGGCCGCGGTCCGGGCACGCCCGGAGAAGTCCCGCTGGGACGCCGCGTGGGCGCTGCTCGTCCGGGCCGTGGATACCGGCGCCCCCGACCTCGTGGTCGTCCCCGCCACCACCCTCGCCACCCTGCGCCGCGAGGACTGGGACGTACCGGAGGCGATCGAACGCCTCACCGGAGTGATCGCCCTGTCCCGCCGGGCCGACCAGGCGGCGGCCCGCTCCGCCACCCCGGTGAGGGCGGGCCGATGA
- a CDS encoding vWA domain-containing protein, whose product MTTRTHATDSGTTASDTTDIHATRTGSRYTRPTTPPPAPALDVDKLLAARLHAARVRPYLATALFALHPVASARVPTMAVDRHWRCYVSPNFVDRTPEEELAGVWVHEVSHLLRDHHGRSDRYARAHHLTGPAERLRMNIAADCEINDDVFGDGLVRPKGAITPSSLRLPAGELMEDYLGRFRLGPYTQGMAWLDCGSGADGLDREWDLGPDGAHGLSEQERDAVRFRVAQGINARPGDVSKSWRRWAEEAFQPPQPWRELLGAALRAAVSGSGAGDDYSYGRPARRSAGLPGVVLPSLRRTPPRVAVVIDTSGSVSDAELGSALREVAAISRAVGGRRDMVSVVSCDAAATAVRSLCRAEGIPLVGGGGTDLRTGFATALGSRPRPDALVVLTDGQTPWPDRRPPCRTVVGLFPRRTAGSSHDENDPEYRPDAPPDWARAVTITEGPGSR is encoded by the coding sequence ATGACCACACGCACCCACGCCACGGACAGTGGCACCACGGCCAGTGACACCACGGACATCCACGCCACGCGCACCGGCAGCAGGTACACCCGCCCCACGACGCCACCGCCCGCCCCCGCCCTCGACGTCGACAAACTCCTCGCCGCCCGTCTGCACGCCGCCCGCGTCCGCCCCTACCTGGCGACGGCACTGTTCGCCCTGCACCCCGTCGCGTCGGCGCGGGTACCGACGATGGCCGTCGACCGGCACTGGCGGTGCTACGTGTCGCCGAACTTCGTGGACCGCACCCCCGAGGAGGAACTCGCCGGTGTCTGGGTGCACGAGGTGTCGCACCTGCTGCGCGACCACCACGGGCGCTCCGACCGGTATGCACGGGCGCACCACCTCACCGGCCCGGCGGAACGGCTGAGGATGAACATCGCGGCGGACTGCGAGATCAACGACGACGTGTTCGGCGACGGCCTGGTCCGGCCCAAGGGCGCGATCACACCGAGCAGCCTGCGGCTTCCGGCCGGAGAGCTGATGGAGGACTACCTGGGCCGGTTCCGGCTCGGACCGTACACCCAGGGCATGGCCTGGCTGGACTGCGGCAGTGGCGCCGACGGACTGGACCGGGAGTGGGACCTCGGGCCGGACGGCGCGCACGGCCTCAGCGAGCAGGAACGCGACGCGGTCCGGTTCCGGGTCGCGCAGGGCATCAACGCCCGGCCGGGAGACGTCTCCAAGAGCTGGCGGCGATGGGCCGAGGAGGCGTTCCAGCCGCCGCAGCCCTGGCGGGAACTGCTCGGCGCGGCACTGCGCGCGGCGGTCTCCGGCTCCGGCGCGGGCGACGACTACTCCTACGGCCGTCCCGCACGGCGCTCGGCCGGCCTGCCCGGCGTCGTGCTGCCGAGCCTGCGGCGCACGCCGCCCCGCGTCGCGGTGGTCATCGACACCTCCGGCTCGGTCAGCGACGCCGAACTGGGCAGCGCGCTCCGGGAGGTCGCGGCGATCTCCCGGGCGGTGGGCGGCCGCCGCGACATGGTGTCGGTGGTGTCGTGCGACGCCGCGGCCACAGCCGTGCGGTCCCTGTGCCGTGCCGAGGGGATACCGCTGGTGGGCGGCGGCGGAACGGATCTTCGTACGGGGTTCGCCACGGCCCTCGGGTCGCGCCCCCGGCCGGACGCCCTCGTGGTGCTGACCGACGGTCAGACCCCCTGGCCGGACCGGCGGCCCCCGTGCCGGACGGTGGTCGGCCTCTTCCCCCGCCGCACGGCCGGCTCCTCGCACGACGAGAACGACCCCGAGTACCGACCGGACGCACCGCCCGACTGGGCCCGGGCGGTGACCATCACCGAGGGCCCCGGCAGCCGGTGA
- a CDS encoding RICIN domain-containing protein — protein sequence MAHRTRRGRLLTAAGLTALATGAALVPAPASTARAETSVPSVPSVTVRPDPSYQQEEFEGWGTSLVWFANATGDYPPEIREKLAELLFGDEGLALNIARYNVGGGNAPDVKDYLRAGGAVEGWWKAPAGTTREDTGWWDADDPADWNPDADATQRWWVDRIKKDITHWETFSNSPPWFMTVSGYVSGGFDASGDQLKAESVDDFAAYLAGATKRLEKAHRIEVDTVDPFNEPNTTYWSTRLGPDGEPVGGRQEGAHIGPELQEKVLHALAPALRKARTGAKISAMDETNPSTFARNWNTYSPAARDLVDQMNVHTYGTGQRTTVRDLSKAADKRLWMSEVEGDWGDGQSFTDMRPGLGLAQRIVDDLRELEPRAWVFWQPVEDHDNMRPGGESAKGGNWGEIQLPFSCTAADTLESCPVHTNTKFDTARNFTHFIRPGDRLIQVNDTSSAAAVTKNGKGASVVHVNSTTGARDVTVDLSKFRTVSRNATVTPVVTSADGKLERHRAIRAGDRTATFTVPAQSVTSFVVKGVSGVAADAPLLRKGHIYTLTGAQSGKAVTVGGDGSGLVIGTGDGSAAQRWRLSTVRPGDGVRQRYEFTSTQDGERRRLTVRDDVPVAAPDTGKRDRAAEWIVSGTGDGAWTLINAATGRLLEVGGQATHEGAAVTTWEPNSGANQRWTVTDVTGT from the coding sequence ATGGCACACCGCACCCGCAGAGGACGGCTCCTGACAGCCGCCGGCCTCACCGCCCTGGCCACCGGGGCCGCCCTGGTCCCCGCCCCGGCCTCCACCGCTCGGGCGGAGACCTCCGTCCCCTCCGTTCCCTCCGTCACCGTCCGGCCCGATCCGTCCTATCAGCAGGAGGAGTTCGAGGGCTGGGGCACCAGCCTGGTCTGGTTCGCCAACGCCACGGGCGACTACCCGCCGGAGATACGCGAAAAGCTCGCCGAACTCCTCTTCGGCGACGAGGGCCTCGCCCTGAACATCGCCCGCTACAACGTGGGTGGTGGCAACGCCCCCGACGTCAAGGACTATCTGCGTGCCGGCGGCGCCGTCGAGGGCTGGTGGAAGGCGCCGGCGGGCACCACCCGAGAGGACACCGGCTGGTGGGACGCCGACGACCCGGCGGACTGGAACCCCGACGCCGATGCCACCCAGCGCTGGTGGGTGGACCGCATCAAGAAGGACATCACCCACTGGGAGACCTTCAGCAACTCCCCGCCCTGGTTCATGACCGTCAGCGGCTACGTCTCCGGCGGGTTCGACGCCTCCGGGGACCAGCTCAAGGCCGAGTCGGTCGACGACTTCGCCGCCTATCTGGCGGGCGCGACCAAGCGGCTGGAGAAGGCGCACCGCATCGAGGTCGACACCGTCGACCCGTTCAACGAGCCGAACACCACCTACTGGAGCACCCGTCTCGGCCCGGACGGCGAGCCCGTCGGCGGCCGGCAGGAAGGCGCCCATATCGGCCCCGAGCTCCAGGAGAAGGTGCTCCACGCCCTGGCGCCGGCACTGAGGAAGGCGAGGACCGGAGCCAAAATCTCCGCCATGGACGAGACCAACCCGTCCACGTTCGCCCGGAACTGGAACACCTACTCCCCCGCGGCCCGCGACCTCGTGGACCAGATGAACGTCCACACCTACGGAACCGGGCAGCGCACCACCGTCCGCGACCTCTCCAAGGCGGCGGACAAGCGGCTGTGGATGAGCGAGGTCGAGGGCGACTGGGGCGACGGACAGAGCTTCACCGACATGCGTCCCGGTCTCGGTCTCGCCCAGCGCATCGTGGACGATCTGCGCGAACTCGAACCGCGTGCATGGGTGTTCTGGCAACCCGTCGAGGACCACGACAACATGAGGCCCGGCGGGGAGTCCGCGAAGGGCGGCAACTGGGGCGAGATCCAGCTGCCGTTCAGCTGCACGGCGGCCGACACCCTCGAGTCCTGCCCCGTTCACACGAACACCAAGTTCGACACCGCCCGCAACTTCACCCATTTCATCAGGCCCGGCGACCGGCTGATCCAGGTGAACGACACCTCCAGCGCGGCGGCGGTGACGAAGAACGGCAAGGGCGCCTCGGTCGTCCACGTCAACAGCACCACCGGGGCCCGCGACGTCACCGTGGACCTCTCGAAGTTCCGCACCGTCAGCCGGAACGCGACCGTCACGCCCGTCGTGACCAGTGCGGACGGCAAGTTGGAGCGGCACAGGGCCATCAGGGCCGGCGACCGCACGGCCACCTTCACGGTGCCCGCCCAGTCGGTGACGTCCTTCGTCGTCAAGGGTGTCTCCGGCGTCGCCGCCGACGCCCCGCTGCTGCGCAAGGGCCACATCTACACCCTGACCGGTGCGCAGAGCGGCAAGGCCGTCACCGTCGGCGGCGACGGCAGCGGCCTCGTCATCGGTACCGGCGACGGCTCGGCGGCCCAGCGGTGGCGGCTGAGCACGGTGCGTCCCGGTGACGGAGTGCGGCAGCGCTACGAGTTCACCAGTACGCAGGACGGTGAGCGCAGGCGTCTGACCGTGCGTGACGACGTCCCGGTCGCCGCGCCCGACACCGGCAAACGGGACAGGGCCGCCGAGTGGATCGTGTCGGGCACCGGCGACGGCGCCTGGACGCTGATCAACGCGGCCACCGGGCGCCTTCTGGAGGTCGGCGGCCAGGCCACCCACGAGGGCGCCGCGGTGACGACCTGGGAGCCCAACTCCGGTGCCAACCAGCGGTGGACAGTCACGGACGTGACCGGGACCTGA